A region of the Thermus sp. LT1-2-5 genome:
CGCCAAGGGGTAGGCCTCCCCCACCCCCTCCACCAAAACAAGGGGGAAGGAAAGCCGGGCCAGGGCCTGGGCCAGCCGGCCCCCGGTGGCCCTACGGTCCTCCTCCAGGGCGAAGAGGAGGACGTGCCCTTCGGGCGTGGCCAGGAGGAGGTGGTCCCCCGCCTCCCCCTTAAGCCCCGCCCCCTCCCAGGCCCGGCGCAAAAGCCCGCCCAAGCGGGCGTCCAGGGCTTCCCCCTGGGGCAGGAGGGCTCCTTTTTGCACGAAAGCCACCTTCAAGGGAGCTGCCGCTTCCGAAAGCGTAGCCTGGCTAGCGCTTAGGGTAATCACGCCTAGGGTTATACCACGCCGCCCGTGGCAGAATGGGAAGGATGCGCTTCTTGCTTTTGGCCAAGCAGGCGGCTTTGGGGGGGGCTGCGGCCCTCGAGGGCGTGATGATGAAGGCCCCGTGGGCCTGGGCCCTGGCGGTGCGGCTCAAGAACGGAGAAATCCACGTGGAGCGGCACGAGGAGCCCGCCCTCACCGAGCGCTACCCCTTCGCCCGCCTCCCCCTCCTCCGGGGGGTGGTGGCCCTCTTCGACGCCCTTTCCGTGAGCTACCGCGCCCTGGCCCGGAGCGCCGAGCTCGCCGGGGAGGAGGAGGTGCCCAAGGGGGCCCTTTGGGGCACCGTGGCCTTCAGCCTCCTTTTGGGCATCGCCCTGTTCATCGTCCTGCCCGGCTTCCTTGCGGGGCTTTTCCTGGACCCAAGCCGCCACCCCGTGCTCTACAACGGCCTGGCGGGCCTCCTCAAGGTGGGGATCCTTCTGGGCTACCTCCGCCTCATCGGCCGCATGCCGGAAATCCAGCGCTTCTTCATGTACCACGGGGCGGAGCACAAGGCCATCCACGCCTACGAGAAGGGCCTTCCCCTCACGGTGGAAAACGTCCTGGCCCAGCCCCGCTTCCATCCCCGGTGCGGCACCACGTTTATCGCCTTTGTGATCGTGGTGTCGGTCCTGGTTTACAGCTTCATTCCAGCCCCAGAGGTCCTCTGGTGGCGGCTTTTGGCCCGGGTCCTCTTCCTGCCGGTGGTGGCGGCCTTGGCCTTTGAGCTCCTTTACTTTTCCGCCCGGCACAACGATCCCCTTTCCCGCCTTCTGAGGGAGCTTGGCTTCCGCTTCCAGGCCCTCACCGTGGCGGAGCCCACCCCGGAGATGGTGGAGGTGGCCATCCGGAGCACCGAGGCGGCCCTAGGGGAAAAGGTGGTGGCATGAAGCGGGTCCTGGTGGCCATGTCCGGGGGGGTGGACTCCTCCGTGGCCGCCCTTCTCCTGAAGGAGGCGGGCTACGAGGTGGTGGGGGCCATGATGCGCTTCTGGCCCGACCTGCCCCCCGTGCGCCTGGAGGGGGGAACGCCCAGGGCCTGGGAGAGCTGCTGCACCCCCGACGCCGCCTACGAGGCCAGGCGGGTGGCGGAGCTCCTTGGCATCCCCTTCTACCTCCTGGACTACCGCGAGGTCTTTGAGGAGGAAATCATCCAGCCCTTCCTCCAGGACTACGCCCAGGGGCGCACCCCCAACCCCTGCGCCCGCTGCAACACCCACGTGAAGTTCGGGGCCCTCCTCCAACAGGCAAGGAGGCTCGGCCTGGACTACGTGGCCACGGGGCACTACGTGCGCAAGGAGGGGGAAGCCGTCCTCCGGGGCCTGGACCCCAGGAAGGACCAGACCTACTTCCTCTGGGGCACCCCCAAGGAGGCCATTCCCCACCTTCTCTTCCCCGTGGGGCACCTCACCAAGCCCGAGGTGCGGGCCTTGGCGGAACGGGCGGGCCTGCCCACAGCCAAGAAGCCGGAAAGCCAGAACCTTTGCTTCGTGGCGGGGGACCTAAGGGAGTTCCTGCAAAGCCGGCTCAAGACCCGCCCCGGACCCGTGGTGGACGCCCTCACGGGGGAGGTGGTGGGGGAGCACCAGGGGGCAAGCCTCTACACCCTGGGGCAGCGGAAGGGGCTCGGCCTCTTCAAGCCCCACCTGGAGCGGTACGTGGTGGGGCTGGATCCCCAGGCTAACCTCGTCTACGTGGGGCCTAAGGAGGCCACCTTGTGGCAGGGCCTGGAAGGGGAAAGCCTGAACCTCCTGGCCGAGCTTCCCGAGGAGGTGGAGGTGCAGGTGCGCTACCGCACGCCCCCCGTGCGGGCCCGGGTGGAGTCCCTAAACCCCTTGCGCCTCCGCTTCCAGGAACCCGTCTTCGCCGTCACCCCGGGGCAAAGCGCTGTCTTCTATCAGGGGGAAAGGCTTCTGGGCGGGGCGGTGATCCGCCGGGGGCTTTACAACCTGGCGGGGCTTGACCTGGAAGCCCCCGCCCTGACCTTCTCCTGACAAAGGCCTGGCAGAGTGCGGGAGGGAGGTTAGGATGCGGAAAGCAATCGGTCTTGTGGTGTTGGCCCTGGCGAGTGCGGCCCTAGCGCAGCAGGTGGTGCGGTCGGACGGCTCCTCCACCGTATACCCCATCACCCAGGCAGTGGCGGAGGAGTTCACCGCCCGAAACCCCGGGGTGAAGGTGGTGGTGGCCTTCTCCGGTACCGGGGGTGGGTTCAAGAAGTTCTGCCGGGGGGAAACGGACATCCAAAACGCCAGCCGCCCCATCACGCCCGAGGAGCTTAAGGTCTGCCAGGAAAACGGCATCGCCTTCATCGAAATCCCCGTGGCCTACGACGCCCTCACCGTGATCGTGAACCCCAAGAACACCTGGGCCACCTGCCTGAAGACCTCCGAGCTCAAGGCCATCTGGGAGCCGGGCTCCAAGATCACCCGCTGGAACCAGATCCGGCCCAACTGGCCCAACCAACCCCTAAGGCTCTTCGGGGCGGGGGCAGACTCCGGCACCTTCGACTACTTCACCGAGGCCATCGTCGGCAAGGCCAAGGCCATCCGCACGGACTACCAACCCACGGAGGACGACAACGTCACCATCCGGGGCGTGGCTGGGGACCCCTACGCCATGGGCTTCCTGGGGGTAGCCTACTACGAGGAGAACAAGGACAAGGTGAAGGCGGTGGCGATAGACCACGGCAAGGGGTGCGTGGAACCTGGCCGTGAAAGCGTCCTCAACGGCACCTACCAACCCCTGGCCCGGCCCCTCTTCATCTACGTGAACGTCAAGAGCCTGGACCGGAAGGAGGTGCGCGACTTTGTGGACTTCTACCTCTCCCCGGCTGCCCGGAGGGCTATCCGCTCCACGGGGTACATCGAGCTTCCCACCGAGGCTTACCAGATCGGCCAGGAGCTGGTGAAGCGGAAGAAGACGGGTACCTTCTTCATGGACTTGCCCGCGGGCACGCCCCTTTCCAAGTTCGTGGAGGACCTGAAGAAGGAGCTCAAGTAGAACCCTAGGAAAACCGGGGGTGGGGCTAGCCCCCACCCCCTTTAGAATGGGGAAGGCATGGAGATCCTGAAGCAGAGGCCCTCGAGGCACCCCGCAGAGGTACTTACCTTCGTCCTTCTCCTCCTCCTTTCCTCCGTGACCCTCCTCACCACCTTGGGGGTCATCCTGAGCCTCCTCGGCGACGTGGTGGAGTTTTTCCGCCGGGTGCCCCTTACGGAGTTCCTCCTCGCCCCCGAGTGGACCCCCCTCTTCGCTAACCCCCGCTACGGCATCGCCCCGCTTTTGGCGGGCACCTTCCTCGTCACCACCATCGCCCTCCTGGTGGCGGTGCCCCTGGGGCTCATGCTCGCCATCTACCTCTCGGAATACGCAGAGTCGGCAACCCGGGCCCGGGTCAAGGGCGTCCTGGAGCTCTTCGAAGGCATCCCCACCGTGGTCTTCGGCTACTTCGCCCTTTTGGTGGTCACACCCCTCCTGCAACGGGTGATCCCCGGGCTGAGCATCTTCAATCCCCTCTCCGCCGGCCTGGTTATGGGCTTCGCCATCATCCCCTACATTTCTAATGTGGCTTCAGACGCCATGGAGTCGGTGCCCCGTTCCATCCGCGAAGCGGCCTACGCCCTGGGCGCAAGACCCTACGAGGTGGCCCTAAGGGTGGTCTTCCCCGCCGCCATCTCCGGCATCATCGCCGCCATCATCCTGGCCACCAGCCGGGCTGTGGGCGAGACCATGATCGTGGCCATCGCCGCCGGACAACGCCCCGCCCTCACCCTAGACCCCCGGGAAACCATCGCCACCATGACCAGCTACATCGTCCAGGCGGCCACCGGCGACCAGCCCACGGGCTCCACCGCCTACTACGCCCTCTTCGCCGTGGGCTTTACCCTCTTTGCCCTCACCCTGGCCCTCAACATCCTGGCCCAGTGGGTGGTGGAGCGGTACCGGGAGCGGTATGAATAAGGCGCATACGGAAGCTTTCGGCGTGGACCCCTGGAAAGCCCGCATCGACCGGGTCTTCGCCCGCGCCCTCGTCCTTCCCCTCCTCCTGGCCTTAGGCCTTTTGGCCCTCCTCTTGGGCGACACCCTCTACCGGAGCTTCTCCGTCCAAGTGGTGCGGGCGGACGAGGGCCCGGGCAAGACCTACCCCTTTGGCCTTTCCGCCACGGAAACCCTGCGGCAAGACCTCCTGGCCCGGGGCTATACCGAGGAGGAGGTGGCGTTTTCCCTGCAAGACCCCAAGGAGCGGCAGGTTCTCTTCCTGCAAAACCGGGTAGAGCTCATGTGGAACACCCAGGACGGGCCCTTCCGCTACGTGGTCACCGGGGTCTACGATGAGCGGGTGGCGGACTTTTCCTTGGCCGAGGGCCTAAGGCGTTGGAACGAGCTCAAGGCCAACCTAAAGGAGGGGGAACGCCTAGTCCTTAACCCTTGGCTGGACCAGACCTTCCTTACCCGCACCCCTTCCCGCTCCCCCCTCACAGCGGGGATCGGGGTGGCCATCTGGGGCACGGTCTGGGTCCTTTCCTTGGCCCTGCTCCTTGCCATCCCCGTAGGCATCGGCACCGCCATCCTCCTGGAGGAGTACCTAAGGGAAGGAAGGTTTTCCCGGGTGCTGGAGGTGAACCTGCGCAACCTGGCGGGGGTGCCCTCCATCGTCTACGGGCTTTTGGGCCTGGCCCTCTTCGTGCGGGGCATGGGGCTTGGCCCCACCATCTTGGCCGCCGCCCTCACCCTGGGGCTTTTGGGCGTTCCCGTGATCGTGGTCACCGCCCGGGAAGCGCTGAGGGCGGTGCCCGAGTCCCTGCGCCTGGCCGCCTTCGCCCTAGGGGCCACGAAGCGGCAGGTGGTCTTCCGGGTGGTGGTGCCTGCAGCCTTGCCGGGCATGGTCACCGGGGTGATCCTCTCCGCCGCCCGCCTCATCGGCGAGGCCGCTCCCCTCCTCCTGGTGGGGGCAGCGGCCTACGTGCCCTTCATGCCCACAAGCCCCCTATCCCAGTACACGGTCATCCCGGTGCAGATCTACCTTTGGATCAGCCAGAACCAGCCGGAGTTCGCCCGGGTGGCGGCGGCGGGAATTTTGGTAATGCTCATGGTCCTCTCCGTCCTCTATCTCCTGGCGCTCTACCTGCGCAACCACTTTAGGAGGGAATGGTAATGGCAAGCCTCGAGATGCTCAAGGGCCACGAGACGGTGCGCACGGACCCCGTCCCCGAAAGCGAGGCGTTGGTGGACGTGCGCCACCTTAGCCTTTGGTACGGGCCCAAACAGGCCCTCTTCGATATCTCCGTCCGCTTCCCCAAAAACCGGGTCACGGCCATCATCGGACCCTCGGGGTGCGGCAAGAGCACCCTTTTGCGCTCCTTGAACCGCATGAACGACCTGGTGCCGGGGGTGCGGGTGGAGGGGGAGGTGCGCTACGAGGGGGTGAACATCTACGACCCCCGGGTGGACCCGGTGGCGGTGCGGCGCCACATCGGCATGGTCTTCCAAAAGCCCAACCCCTTCCCCAAGACCATCTTTGAGAACGTGGCCTTCGGCCTAAGGCTCATGGGGGTAAGGGGAAGCGAGCTGGAGGACCGGGTGGTGGAGGCCCTCAAACGCGCCGCCCTTTGGAACGAGGTGCAAGACCGCTTCAAGAAGGAAAGCGGCCTCCGGCTTTCCGGGGGGCAACAGCAACGGCTGTGCATCGCCCGGGCCATCGCCGTGGAGCCCCCTCTCCTCCTCATGGACGAGCCCACCAGCGCCCTAGACCCCATCGCCACCCAGGCCATCGAGGACCTGATCCTGGAGCTGAAGGAGCGCTACACCGTGGTCATCGTCACCCACAATATGCAGCAGGCAGCGCGGGTTTCCGACCGCACCCTCTTCATGCACCTCGGGGTCTTGGTGGAGGAGGGCCCCACGGAACTCCTCTTCACCAAGCCCAAGCACCCCTACACCGAGGCCTACATCACCGGCCGCTTCGGCTAAACTTTAGGCCATGTCCGCCCTCGGTCTCCTCTTCCTCACCCTCTTCAATAGCGTCCTAGGGCTATCCCTCCTGTTCCCTATCCTGGGGCCCCTGGGCCGGGAACTGGGGCTAAGCGAGGTCCAGGTGGGCCTCTTCTCCACGGGCTACGCCCTCATGCAGTTCCTCCTTTCCCCCTACTGGGGCAGGCGAAGCGAGCGGGGTAGAAAGCCGGTGCTCCTTTTGGGGATCCTAGGCTTTGCCCTAAGCTTTCTCCTCTTCGGCCTCTTCGCCCTCTTAGGGCAGAGGGGCCTCCTCTCTCCAGGCCTCCTCTTTCCCCTTCTCCTCCTGGCCAGACTTTTTGGCGGAGCCTTTAGCTCCGCTACCTTGCCCACGGCCCAAGCCTACGTGGCGGACGTGACGGGGCGGGAAAGCCGCACCTCCGGCATGGCCCTTTTGGGAGCGGCCTTCGGCCTGGCGGTGATCCTGGGGCCGGCCCTGGGGGCGGGGCTCGCCGCGGTCTTTGGCCTCTTGGCCCCGGTCTTCTTCGCCAGCGGGCTGGCGCTTCTCAACGCCCTCTTTGTGGCCCTGGTCCTGCCCGAATCCCGCCCCCAAGGGGAGGCGCCCAAAGGCCAGCTTTCCCCTTGGGACGGGAGGGTTTTCCCCCTTTTGCTCCTGGGCTTTGCCCTAAACCTGTCCAGCGTGGCCCTGGAGCAGACCATCGCTTTTTACTTCCAAGACCGCTTGGGCTTAAGCGGGGTGGAAACCGCCCGCACGGTGGGGACGGCCTTGGTGCTCTACGGGCTCGTGGCGGTCTTCATCCAGGGGGTGCTGGTGCGGAAGCTCGCCTGGCCCCCCAGGACCCTCCTCCTTTTAGGGCTTCCCGTGGGAATTTTAGGGTTTTCCCTCCTGACGGTGGCCCACACCTTTCCCCTCCTCGCCCTGGGGCTTGCCCTGCAGGGGGCGGGGGCAGCCTTGGCAGGACCAGGGGTGACGGCGGCCCTTTCCCTGGCGGTGGGGGAGGGGGAGCAAGGGCTCGTGGCGGGGCTCAACAGCGCCGCCCAGGCCCTGGGGCGGATGCTCGGGCCCCTTTTGGGCACAGGCCTCTACCGCCTCCTGCCCGAGGGGCCCTACCTCTTGGGCGCAAGCCTCCTGGCGCTTTCCTTCCTCCTCCTCCCGGCCCTTTTCCGGCGGGTGCGGCTCTGATGCGCCTTCTCCTCCTCCGGCAGAGGAACTTCCGCAACCTGGCCTTTTCCGCCTTCCGGCCGCCCCAGGGCCTTTTCGCCCTGGTGGGGGGAAACGCCCAGGGGAAGACGGGGCTCCTTTGGAGCATCCACCTCGTGCTCGGGGGGGAGGTGCGGGCCACCATGGGCGATTTGGTGCGCTTTGGGGAAAAGGAGGCTTGGCTTTTTGCCGAGGTGGAAACCGAGCTAGGGGTCTTCCGGGTGGAACAGCGCCTCACCCCCGAAGGAAGGGGGATTTTCTTGAACGAGAAAGCCGTGAGCCTGAAGGCGCTTTGGGAGCTTCCCGGCTCGGTGCTGGTTTCCCCCGAGGACGTGGAGGTGGTGCTGGGGGCCAAGGAGGAGCGTCGGGGCTTCCTGGACCGGCTCATCGGGCGGTTTTCCCGCCGCTACACCGCCCTCCTCTCCGCCTACGAGAAGGCCCTGAGGCAGCGGAACGCCCTGCTTAAGGTTGGGGGGGAGGGCCTCGAGGCCTGGGACCGGGAGCTCGCCCGCTACGGGGAGGAGATCATGGCCTTGCGGCGTCGCTTTTTAAAGCGTTTTCTGCCCACTTTCCAGGAGGTGCACCGAAGCCTGGCTCCCCTCGAGGCGGGCCTTATCCTGGAGGAAACGGTGCGGGGGAACTTCCTGGAAGCGTTGGCCGAGCGGCGGGAGGAGGAGCGGGAGCGGGGGCAGACCCTGGTGGGCCCCCACCGGGACGACCTGGTCTTCCTCCTGGCGGGCCGCCCCGCCCACCGCTTCGCCAGCCGGGGGGAGGCCAAGGCCCTGGCCCTAGCCCTGCGGCTAGCGGAGCACCGCCTCCTTTGGGAGCACCACGGGGAAGCTCCCCTCCTCCTGGTGGACGAGTGGAGCGAGGAGCTGGACGAGGCGCGAAGGCAGGCGGTCTTGGCCTACGCCCAAGGGCTTCCCCAGGCGGTTTTGGCGGGGCTATGGGCCCCGGAAGGCATCCCCGTGTGCACCATGGAAGGAGGGGTGGTGCTATGCCCTGGCGGGTAAAGGACCTGGTGCCCGAGGCCCTAAAGAAAGCGGGGGGGAAGGAAAAGCTTTGGCGCGGGCTTGTGCTCGCCGCCTGGAAGGAGGTGGTGGGCAAAGAGCTCGCCCGGCTCACCGAGGCGGTGGGCCTGGAGGGAAACACCCTGTTGGTGCGGGTGGCCGACCCCCTCACCGCCCACCACCTCGCCTATAGCCGCCTCGCCCTCCTCCGCCGCTACCAGGAGCGCTTTCCCGGGGCGGTGGAGGAGATCCGCTTCCTGGTGGGGCCTCTGGAAACCCCGCCCCCGCCTCCCCCTAAGCCGCCGGAAAACCCCGAGGCGGCGCGCCAGGCCCTCAAGCTGGCCCAAGAAGCCCCGCCCGAGCTCCGGGAGCGGGTGGCCCGGGCCGCCTTGGCCCTCTTCGCCCGCCAGACGGGAAGCCCCTGCCCCATCTGCGGCGCCCCCAGCGAACACCACCCCTGCCCCACCTGCCGCCGCCTCCTGGAAAGCCCCGCCGTGCGGAAGGAGGCGGAAAGGCTACGAAGGGGGCAGACCGCCCGGCTGGAAGGGGAAGCGCTCCTTGTGGCGCGGCACCTGGCCCGGGAACGCCTCCTGGCCGAGATGCGGGAGCTTTACCCCGAGGCCCTGCGGGAAAGAAATCTTATCCCCTTGCTCCAAGACTTAGCCCAGCGCTACAAGGCCCTTTTCCCGGAAGAGCCCTTACCCGAAGGCGTACAAAGCCTCCTACGGCTAGAACCAGGTTAAGGTCAGGTGGGCCTCGAGGTGGCCTACCCCCAGGCCCCGGTGGTTCCGGATCTCGGGCCGGTCCCAAGGGGTTGGGCCGGGGTCCAGGCCCAAGGCCCGGAGGAGGGCCACCACCAACACCTCCCGGGCCTGGGTAGCCCCGTCCTCCACCTTGAGGGCCACGCCCAAGGGTCCCTTGGGGCTTTCCAAGAGGGCTAGGCCGTAATAGCCATCCGCTCCCCGTTTGGCTACCACCGGGAGCCGCTCCATGAGCCAGGTATCGATGCTCCCCGGCCCCGCCACCAGGTGGGGGTGGCGGCGCATGGCCTCCCGCACCCTTCTTAAAGGCTCCGCATACGCCTCGGGAGCCTCCTCCGGGGCCGCCAAAAGGTAAAAAGCCCGGGCCGCCCGGGCCAGGGGCAGGGCGAAGGTGGGCACGCTGCAGCCGTCGATGGCGTAAAGGGGCTCGGTCCCCGAAAGCTCCCTCAGGGTCCTGCGGTTCAGGAGTTGCACCGGGTGGTCGGGCAGGTGGTACCCCTCCACGGAAGCCCCCAAGGCCAAGGCGGCGGCCAGCATGCCGGCGTGCTTACCCGAGCAGTTGTGGTGGAGGGGGGTAGGGGAAAGCCCCGCCCGCTCCAGGGCCTGCTTCGCCTCCTTGGAAAAGGGGGGGTGAACCCCGCAGACCAAGTGCTCAGGCCCCAGGCCCAGCTTGGCCAAAAAGCGGGCGGCCACGGCCACGTGGGCCTCGGTGCCGTCGTGGCTGGCGGTGGCCAGGGCCACCTCCTCTTCCCCCAGACCAAAGCGCTCCACAGCCCCCGTTAGGTAAAGGGCCAGGGCCTGGAAGGGCTTGGCGGAGGAGCGCAGGTAAGCCACCAGGCCCGGCTCCCCGGCGTAGGCCAAAACCCCTTCCCGGCCAAAGACGGCCAGGGAAACCCGGTGTCGGTTTTCCACCAGCCCGCCGCGGTAGGCGTACACCCAAGCGTTCACGCCCCAAGTCTACGCCGGGCCTCCGCCAAAAGCGCCTCCCAGTCCACGCCCGCATAGGGGTTGGAAAGGCCCCTTAGCCGGGCTTCCGCCTTCCTCAGGTTCCTTAGGCCGCTTTGGCCCAAGGCCCTTTGGTGCAGGGCGGCGGCGAGGAGAATGAGGCCCTGAAGAAAGCGCCGCTCCTCCCCTTGGGCCCCAAGCCAGGCCCCTTCCAAGACCTCGTGCACCTCAAAGTAGCGCCCCTCCCGCCACAGGGCCAGGGCTTCCTCCAACACCCCCATCCCCTTAAGCCTAAGATGGGCTCATGCGCTTGGGAGCCTTTCTCCTCCCTTTCTTCCTCCTGGCGGAGGCCCTGCGCCTGGCCACCACCACCAGCGTCTACGATTCCGGGCTTTTAGACCAGCTTCTCCCCCCCTTTCAGAAGGCCACGGGGATACGAGGGGAGGTCTTGGCGGTGGGCACGGGCCAGGCCCTAACCTTGGCGGCCCGCGGGGATGTGGACGCCGTCTTGGTCCACGCCCCGGACCTCGAGGCCGAAGCCGTGCGGCAAGGCCATCTGGCCGAAGGGTTCTGCCTGGCGCAAAACCGCTACCTCCTGGTGGGGCCCCCAAAAGACCCCGCCCGGGTGCGGGAAACCCCAACCCTCCTGGAGGCCCTGCGGCGGATCGCCAAGACCCAAGCCCCCTTCGTTTCCCGGGGGGACCGCTCGGGCACCCACCTTAAGGAACTCGCCCTCTGGAAGGAAGCGGGCGTCACCCCGGCCCCGCCTTGGTACCTGGAGTCGGGGGCAGGCATGGGCCAGACCCTGGTCCTGGCGGCGGAAAAAGGGGCCTACACCCTTTCCGACCTCGCCACCTACCTCACCGTGGGGAAGAAACGGGGGCTTGTCCCCCTCTACGACCGGGACGACCCCTTGGTCCTCAACCAGTACAGCTACTACGTGGCCCCCAAATCCCCCCGGCTGGGGGAGGCAAGAAGGCTTAGGGCCTTCCTTGCTTCCCCCGGGGCCACCCAAATCGT
Encoded here:
- a CDS encoding DUF1385 domain-containing protein, encoding MRFLLLAKQAALGGAAALEGVMMKAPWAWALAVRLKNGEIHVERHEEPALTERYPFARLPLLRGVVALFDALSVSYRALARSAELAGEEEVPKGALWGTVAFSLLLGIALFIVLPGFLAGLFLDPSRHPVLYNGLAGLLKVGILLGYLRLIGRMPEIQRFFMYHGAEHKAIHAYEKGLPLTVENVLAQPRFHPRCGTTFIAFVIVVSVLVYSFIPAPEVLWWRLLARVLFLPVVAALAFELLYFSARHNDPLSRLLRELGFRFQALTVAEPTPEMVEVAIRSTEAALGEKVVA
- the mnmA gene encoding tRNA 2-thiouridine(34) synthase MnmA encodes the protein MKRVLVAMSGGVDSSVAALLLKEAGYEVVGAMMRFWPDLPPVRLEGGTPRAWESCCTPDAAYEARRVAELLGIPFYLLDYREVFEEEIIQPFLQDYAQGRTPNPCARCNTHVKFGALLQQARRLGLDYVATGHYVRKEGEAVLRGLDPRKDQTYFLWGTPKEAIPHLLFPVGHLTKPEVRALAERAGLPTAKKPESQNLCFVAGDLREFLQSRLKTRPGPVVDALTGEVVGEHQGASLYTLGQRKGLGLFKPHLERYVVGLDPQANLVYVGPKEATLWQGLEGESLNLLAELPEEVEVQVRYRTPPVRARVESLNPLRLRFQEPVFAVTPGQSAVFYQGERLLGGAVIRRGLYNLAGLDLEAPALTFS
- a CDS encoding PstS family phosphate ABC transporter substrate-binding protein, with protein sequence MRKAIGLVVLALASAALAQQVVRSDGSSTVYPITQAVAEEFTARNPGVKVVVAFSGTGGGFKKFCRGETDIQNASRPITPEELKVCQENGIAFIEIPVAYDALTVIVNPKNTWATCLKTSELKAIWEPGSKITRWNQIRPNWPNQPLRLFGAGADSGTFDYFTEAIVGKAKAIRTDYQPTEDDNVTIRGVAGDPYAMGFLGVAYYEENKDKVKAVAIDHGKGCVEPGRESVLNGTYQPLARPLFIYVNVKSLDRKEVRDFVDFYLSPAARRAIRSTGYIELPTEAYQIGQELVKRKKTGTFFMDLPAGTPLSKFVEDLKKELK
- the pstC gene encoding phosphate ABC transporter permease subunit PstC, encoding MEILKQRPSRHPAEVLTFVLLLLLSSVTLLTTLGVILSLLGDVVEFFRRVPLTEFLLAPEWTPLFANPRYGIAPLLAGTFLVTTIALLVAVPLGLMLAIYLSEYAESATRARVKGVLELFEGIPTVVFGYFALLVVTPLLQRVIPGLSIFNPLSAGLVMGFAIIPYISNVASDAMESVPRSIREAAYALGARPYEVALRVVFPAAISGIIAAIILATSRAVGETMIVAIAAGQRPALTLDPRETIATMTSYIVQAATGDQPTGSTAYYALFAVGFTLFALTLALNILAQWVVERYRERYE
- the pstA gene encoding phosphate ABC transporter permease PstA translates to MNKAHTEAFGVDPWKARIDRVFARALVLPLLLALGLLALLLGDTLYRSFSVQVVRADEGPGKTYPFGLSATETLRQDLLARGYTEEEVAFSLQDPKERQVLFLQNRVELMWNTQDGPFRYVVTGVYDERVADFSLAEGLRRWNELKANLKEGERLVLNPWLDQTFLTRTPSRSPLTAGIGVAIWGTVWVLSLALLLAIPVGIGTAILLEEYLREGRFSRVLEVNLRNLAGVPSIVYGLLGLALFVRGMGLGPTILAAALTLGLLGVPVIVVTAREALRAVPESLRLAAFALGATKRQVVFRVVVPAALPGMVTGVILSAARLIGEAAPLLLVGAAAYVPFMPTSPLSQYTVIPVQIYLWISQNQPEFARVAAAGILVMLMVLSVLYLLALYLRNHFRREW
- the pstB gene encoding phosphate ABC transporter ATP-binding protein PstB encodes the protein MASLEMLKGHETVRTDPVPESEALVDVRHLSLWYGPKQALFDISVRFPKNRVTAIIGPSGCGKSTLLRSLNRMNDLVPGVRVEGEVRYEGVNIYDPRVDPVAVRRHIGMVFQKPNPFPKTIFENVAFGLRLMGVRGSELEDRVVEALKRAALWNEVQDRFKKESGLRLSGGQQQRLCIARAIAVEPPLLLMDEPTSALDPIATQAIEDLILELKERYTVVIVTHNMQQAARVSDRTLFMHLGVLVEEGPTELLFTKPKHPYTEAYITGRFG
- a CDS encoding MFS transporter; this translates as MSALGLLFLTLFNSVLGLSLLFPILGPLGRELGLSEVQVGLFSTGYALMQFLLSPYWGRRSERGRKPVLLLGILGFALSFLLFGLFALLGQRGLLSPGLLFPLLLLARLFGGAFSSATLPTAQAYVADVTGRESRTSGMALLGAAFGLAVILGPALGAGLAAVFGLLAPVFFASGLALLNALFVALVLPESRPQGEAPKGQLSPWDGRVFPLLLLGFALNLSSVALEQTIAFYFQDRLGLSGVETARTVGTALVLYGLVAVFIQGVLVRKLAWPPRTLLLLGLPVGILGFSLLTVAHTFPLLALGLALQGAGAALAGPGVTAALSLAVGEGEQGLVAGLNSAAQALGRMLGPLLGTGLYRLLPEGPYLLGASLLALSFLLLPALFRRVRL
- the recF gene encoding DNA replication and repair protein RecF (All proteins in this family for which functions are known are DNA-binding proteins that assist the filamentation of RecA onto DNA for the initiation of recombination or recombinational repair.) — protein: MRLLLLRQRNFRNLAFSAFRPPQGLFALVGGNAQGKTGLLWSIHLVLGGEVRATMGDLVRFGEKEAWLFAEVETELGVFRVEQRLTPEGRGIFLNEKAVSLKALWELPGSVLVSPEDVEVVLGAKEERRGFLDRLIGRFSRRYTALLSAYEKALRQRNALLKVGGEGLEAWDRELARYGEEIMALRRRFLKRFLPTFQEVHRSLAPLEAGLILEETVRGNFLEALAERREEERERGQTLVGPHRDDLVFLLAGRPAHRFASRGEAKALALALRLAEHRLLWEHHGEAPLLLVDEWSEELDEARRQAVLAYAQGLPQAVLAGLWAPEGIPVCTMEGGVVLCPGG
- a CDS encoding DUF721 domain-containing protein encodes the protein MPWRVKDLVPEALKKAGGKEKLWRGLVLAAWKEVVGKELARLTEAVGLEGNTLLVRVADPLTAHHLAYSRLALLRRYQERFPGAVEEIRFLVGPLETPPPPPPKPPENPEAARQALKLAQEAPPELRERVARAALALFARQTGSPCPICGAPSEHHPCPTCRRLLESPAVRKEAERLRRGQTARLEGEALLVARHLARERLLAEMRELYPEALRERNLIPLLQDLAQRYKALFPEEPLPEGVQSLLRLEPG
- a CDS encoding asparaginase, with the translated sequence MNAWVYAYRGGLVENRHRVSLAVFGREGVLAYAGEPGLVAYLRSSAKPFQALALYLTGAVERFGLGEEEVALATASHDGTEAHVAVAARFLAKLGLGPEHLVCGVHPPFSKEAKQALERAGLSPTPLHHNCSGKHAGMLAAALALGASVEGYHLPDHPVQLLNRRTLRELSGTEPLYAIDGCSVPTFALPLARAARAFYLLAAPEEAPEAYAEPLRRVREAMRRHPHLVAGPGSIDTWLMERLPVVAKRGADGYYGLALLESPKGPLGVALKVEDGATQAREVLVVALLRALGLDPGPTPWDRPEIRNHRGLGVGHLEAHLTLTWF
- a CDS encoding DUF309 domain-containing protein, whose protein sequence is MGVLEEALALWREGRYFEVHEVLEGAWLGAQGEERRFLQGLILLAAALHQRALGQSGLRNLRKAEARLRGLSNPYAGVDWEALLAEARRRLGA
- a CDS encoding substrate-binding domain-containing protein, yielding MRLGAFLLPFFLLAEALRLATTTSVYDSGLLDQLLPPFQKATGIRGEVLAVGTGQALTLAARGDVDAVLVHAPDLEAEAVRQGHLAEGFCLAQNRYLLVGPPKDPARVRETPTLLEALRRIAKTQAPFVSRGDRSGTHLKELALWKEAGVTPAPPWYLESGAGMGQTLVLAAEKGAYTLSDLATYLTVGKKRGLVPLYDRDDPLVLNQYSYYVAPKSPRLGEARRLRAFLASPGATQIVAGLKVEGQSLFQPLRGRCILPVGGSR